A window of Desulfobulbaceae bacterium genomic DNA:
CGCCTCTGCTGGCAAGGTCATCAAGAAGTGGCTGAACTTTAGCTTTAGAGTCAACCATGAACTCAACATTGTTTCGTGTTGTGAAACGTAAACTTCCTTCACAATGAGTGTCAGCAATGTCACACATTTCACGAATGAGTTCAATACTGATCAATCGAGCAGATGCAACACGTACTGTGTAGCACTCAGCACCAGTCTCACTTACATGTACAAGTACGCCTGGTTGAATAATCTCATGATAAAGCCATTTACCAAAATTTTCTTTAATTACTGGTGGAAACATCCCCTCATAATGTGGGGGTCCAAGATCTGTGATTCTATCTACCATCGGATTTTCTGGATCGTAACCCATAATATTACCTCCTTAAGTTCTGAAATATCGTTAATGCTTAATTTATGAATAGTTTAATCGATTATTGAGCGTGACGTTTTCTGAATTCAACAACATCACGTTCAAAACCACCTTCAACCTCTTCTTCTTTCCAGAATACGTATGGGTTTGAACGTGGCTCTTTAACATGCTGTGGAATGGCGTCTATATTCATAACGCTTAAGAATGTTGGAAGACCAATTCGCTGCATTGTTTCACCAACACGCTCACGGTTTTTACCAACTTCCATCCACCAGTCCCAAATGCTCTCAATAACTTCGATAACTTCTTCAAAGTCGTTGTCAGGATTAACATCGATAAAAGGAATGATCAAGGTAGCAAACTGGGCGCCATCAAGAATCGGGGCTTTTGCTCCAACAAGCACTGACGCACCCTGCTGTGTGCCAGGACGCAACGCTTTAGGCATTACGTTCAAGCAATGCATACAGCGATTGCAGTTGCTGTTGTCTATCTTCAACTCGTCGCCTTCCATCCACATACATTCAGTTGGGCAAAGATCAATTACTTCTTTTTTAATGCTGAATTTACCCCAGTCTCTGCCAGCGTGTGCTCCGCCGTTTGGAGGTGTGGTGCCGTTGATGTATGCTTGAACTTCAGCCTGGTTAATGCGAATATCATCTTTCCATGTACCAATCAAAGCAAAGTCGGATCGGGCAATAGCAGCAACACAATCGTTTGGACATCCGGAGAATTTGAATTTGAACTTGTAAGGGAAGGCTGGACGATGAATCTCGTCCTGATAATGCTGGGTCAAACCGTTGCAGGTTGCCTGGGTGTCATAACATGCCCATTCACAACGTGATTTACCTAAACAACAGGCAGGTGTTCGTAGGTTTGAACCAGAACCACCGAGATCCTGTCCGATGTCATGAGTCAGATCATAGAACAATGGCTCAAGGTTAGGTGTGGTGGTTCCAAGAAGAACCAAGTCACCTGTTGAACCATGCATGTTTGTCATGCCTGATCCGTATTTTTCCCACAAATCCATGATGGCTCTCAGATGTTTCGTTGAGTAGTACTTACCTGATGGCTGCGCAAGTCGTACTGTATGGAAATGTGCAACTCCCGGGAATTGTTTAGGAACGTCTGAGTAACGTCCAACAATACCTCCACCATAACCAAAAACACCAACGATACCTCCGTGTTTCCAGTGT
This region includes:
- the dsrA gene encoding dissimilatory-type sulfite reductase subunit alpha, coding for MPKHDTPMLDQLESGPWPSFVTDIKRQAEKKPECWDILGQLELSYKDRVTHWKHGGIVGVFGYGGGIVGRYSDVPKQFPGVAHFHTVRLAQPSGKYYSTKHLRAIMDLWEKYGSGMTNMHGSTGDLVLLGTTTPNLEPLFYDLTHDIGQDLGGSGSNLRTPACCLGKSRCEWACYDTQATCNGLTQHYQDEIHRPAFPYKFKFKFSGCPNDCVAAIARSDFALIGTWKDDIRINQAEVQAYINGTTPPNGGAHAGRDWGKFSIKKEVIDLCPTECMWMEGDELKIDNSNCNRCMHCLNVMPKALRPGTQQGASVLVGAKAPILDGAQFATLIIPFIDVNPDNDFEEVIEVIESIWDWWMEVGKNRERVGETMQRIGLPTFLSVMNIDAIPQHVKEPRSNPYVFWKEEEVEGGFERDVVEFRKRHAQ